The proteins below come from a single Kitasatospora sp. NBC_00315 genomic window:
- a CDS encoding electron transfer flavoprotein subunit beta, with product MSLRIVVCVKYVPDATGDRRFEDDHTTDREGVDGLLSELDEYGVEQALRIAESHGDAEVTVLTVGPDDAKDALRKALSMGADKAVHVNDDDIHGTDVIGTSAIIAAALEKSGYDLVVGGMASTDGTMGVLPALLAERLGVPQLTLLSEVAVQGTTVTGRRDGDSATEQLRAELPAVISVTDQSGEARYPSFKGIMAAKKKPVQSYDLDDLGIDAEQVGLAGAWTTVQDVTARPARTAGTIVKDEGEGGRQLAGYLAAQKFI from the coding sequence GTGAGCTTGAGGATCGTTGTCTGTGTGAAGTACGTGCCCGACGCGACCGGTGACCGTCGCTTCGAGGACGACCACACCACCGACCGGGAGGGCGTGGACGGCCTCCTGTCGGAGCTGGACGAGTACGGCGTCGAGCAGGCGCTGCGGATCGCCGAGTCGCACGGCGACGCCGAGGTGACCGTCCTGACGGTGGGCCCGGACGACGCGAAGGACGCCCTGCGCAAGGCCCTGTCGATGGGCGCCGACAAGGCCGTCCACGTCAACGACGACGACATCCACGGCACCGACGTGATCGGCACCTCCGCGATCATCGCGGCGGCCCTGGAGAAGAGCGGCTACGACCTCGTCGTCGGCGGCATGGCCTCCACCGACGGCACCATGGGCGTCCTGCCCGCCCTGCTCGCCGAACGCCTGGGCGTGCCGCAGCTGACCCTGCTCTCCGAGGTCGCCGTCCAGGGCACCACCGTCACCGGCCGCCGCGACGGCGACAGCGCCACCGAGCAGCTGCGCGCCGAACTGCCCGCCGTCATCTCCGTCACCGACCAGTCCGGCGAGGCCCGCTACCCCTCCTTCAAGGGCATCATGGCCGCCAAGAAGAAGCCCGTGCAGTCCTACGACCTCGACGACCTGGGCATCGACGCCGAGCAGGTCGGCCTGGCCGGCGCCTGGACCACCGTCCAGGACGTCACCGCCCGCCCGGCCCGCACCGCCGGCACCATCGTCAAGGACGAGGGCGAGGGCGGCCGACAGCTCGCCGGCTACCTCGCCGCCCAGAAGTTCATCTGA
- the rpmG gene encoding 50S ribosomal protein L33, protein MARSELRPIVSLRSTAGTGYTYVTRKNRRNDADRLVLRKYDPAARRHTAFREER, encoded by the coding sequence ATGGCCCGCAGTGAACTCCGCCCGATCGTCAGCCTCCGCTCCACGGCCGGGACGGGCTACACCTACGTCACCCGTAAGAACCGGCGCAACGACGCCGACCGCCTCGTCCTGCGCAAGTACGACCCCGCCGCCCGCCGGCACACGGCCTTCCGCGAGGAGCGCTGA
- a CDS encoding YcnI family protein, translating into MRHRTAGRLAATTALTAALTALAGPAFAHVTVQPGTAQQGDYTAVSFRVPDEKDTASTTKIEVNLPTDHPVASVSTQPLPGWTATVEKAKLATPLKTDDGDEITDAVSKITWTADASAKIAPGQFQEFRISLGPLPTDTDKLVFKALQTYDDGTVVRWIEDGKEGQPEPEHPAPTLVLSKAGSAQDAKAGATTTAGATTPGSDSTARTLGVVGIVIGVLGVAFGLFALRRRGGGAPS; encoded by the coding sequence ATGCGCCACCGCACCGCCGGCCGCCTCGCCGCGACCACCGCGCTCACCGCCGCCCTGACCGCCCTGGCCGGACCGGCCTTCGCGCACGTCACCGTGCAGCCCGGCACCGCCCAGCAGGGCGACTACACCGCGGTGTCCTTCCGCGTCCCGGACGAGAAGGACACCGCGTCCACCACGAAGATCGAGGTGAACCTCCCCACCGACCACCCCGTCGCCTCGGTCAGCACGCAGCCGCTTCCCGGCTGGACCGCGACGGTCGAGAAGGCCAAACTCGCGACCCCGCTCAAGACCGACGACGGCGACGAGATCACCGATGCCGTCTCGAAGATCACCTGGACCGCCGACGCGAGCGCCAAGATCGCGCCCGGCCAGTTCCAGGAGTTCAGGATCTCGCTCGGCCCGCTGCCCACCGACACCGACAAGCTGGTCTTCAAGGCCCTGCAGACCTACGACGACGGGACCGTCGTCCGCTGGATCGAGGACGGCAAGGAGGGGCAGCCCGAACCCGAGCACCCCGCACCCACCCTGGTCCTCAGCAAGGCCGGCTCCGCCCAGGACGCCAAGGCCGGTGCCACCACCACCGCCGGTGCCACCACCCCCGGATCCGACTCGACCGCCCGCACCCTGGGCGTGGTCGGCATCGTGATCGGCGTCCTCGGGGTCGCCTTCGGCCTGTTCGCGCTGCGCCGCCGGGGCGGTGGCGCCCCCTCCTGA
- a CDS encoding M1 family aminopeptidase — MRSRLLHFVTGAALLAAAGTTALATPAQATPAPAAPAVAATCTPAQLVTNGGFESGATPWSASSGVITSGGGQSAHGGSSFAWLDGYGSTHTDTLSQSVVVPAGCTSATLSFWLHVDTAESGSVAYDKLTAKIGSSTLATYSNLDAGSGYVQKSFDVSSFAGQTVAVSFTGVEDSGQQTSFVLDDVALNTAGGGTTPPPPDATRTPAAPRYTVNLTADSSGGVWSGHESVSFTNASATPLGEVYLRLWDNYHGSCPTTPITVTNLTGGTAGALSVNCTALKVTLPAALGTGQSGTIGFDLGISVPSGADRFGRDGAFSFIGNALPVLAVRDAAGWHLDPYTNNGESFYSLAADFDVTLDHPTSLLVPATGTSVDTPGAAGRTVTRATASKVRDFAWGAGPFTRISGTSPAGVKVNVYAVSGIGSADSQSMLSTSLSAVDAHAQRFGAYPYTELDAVLDNNFWFGGMEYPGFVLDLVSTTALTHEIGHQWFYGIVGDDEYNSPWLDEAFTDYATDLALGKTGSGCWSSVSWASSAEKITNSMAYWDANSSRYSTVVYGYGKCALHDLRRLIGDTAMTKLLHDYAQAHWYGVSTTAEFKAAAQAATTTDLTSFWTQHRIDG; from the coding sequence ATGAGAAGCAGGTTGCTCCACTTCGTCACCGGGGCCGCGCTGTTGGCGGCCGCCGGCACCACCGCCCTCGCCACCCCCGCGCAGGCCACCCCGGCACCGGCGGCCCCCGCCGTGGCCGCCACCTGCACGCCCGCCCAGCTGGTCACGAACGGCGGCTTCGAATCCGGCGCCACGCCCTGGTCGGCGTCGAGCGGCGTGATCACCAGCGGCGGCGGCCAGAGCGCCCACGGCGGCAGCTCCTTCGCCTGGCTGGACGGCTACGGATCCACGCACACCGACACGCTCTCGCAGAGCGTCGTGGTGCCGGCCGGCTGCACCTCGGCCACCCTCTCCTTCTGGCTGCACGTCGACACCGCGGAGTCCGGCTCGGTCGCCTACGACAAGCTGACCGCCAAGATCGGCAGCAGCACGCTGGCGACCTACAGCAACCTGGACGCGGGCTCCGGATACGTGCAGAAGTCGTTCGACGTCTCCTCGTTCGCCGGCCAGACGGTGGCCGTCTCCTTCACCGGCGTCGAGGATTCGGGGCAGCAGACCAGCTTCGTCCTGGACGACGTCGCGCTGAACACCGCCGGGGGCGGCACCACGCCCCCGCCGCCGGACGCGACCCGGACGCCCGCCGCTCCCCGCTACACCGTCAACCTGACCGCCGACTCCTCGGGCGGCGTCTGGAGCGGGCACGAGAGCGTGAGCTTCACCAACGCCTCGGCCACCCCGCTCGGCGAGGTGTACCTGCGGCTGTGGGACAACTACCACGGCAGCTGCCCGACCACCCCGATCACGGTGACCAACCTGACGGGTGGCACCGCGGGCGCCCTGTCGGTGAACTGCACCGCACTCAAGGTCACGCTGCCCGCCGCGCTCGGCACCGGGCAGAGCGGCACGATCGGCTTCGACCTCGGCATCAGCGTGCCGAGCGGAGCCGACCGCTTCGGTCGTGACGGCGCCTTCAGCTTCATCGGCAACGCCCTTCCGGTGCTGGCGGTCAGGGACGCCGCCGGCTGGCATCTCGACCCGTACACCAACAACGGCGAGTCGTTCTACTCGCTGGCCGCCGACTTCGACGTGACCCTGGACCACCCGACCAGCCTGCTGGTCCCGGCCACCGGCACCTCGGTGGACACCCCGGGCGCGGCCGGGCGCACCGTCACCCGGGCGACGGCGAGCAAGGTCCGCGACTTCGCCTGGGGCGCGGGCCCGTTCACCCGGATCTCCGGCACGTCCCCGGCCGGTGTCAAGGTCAACGTCTACGCGGTGAGCGGCATCGGCTCCGCCGACTCGCAGTCGATGCTGAGCACCTCGCTGTCGGCCGTGGACGCGCACGCCCAGCGCTTCGGGGCCTACCCGTACACGGAGTTGGACGCCGTCCTGGACAACAACTTCTGGTTCGGCGGCATGGAGTACCCGGGCTTCGTCCTCGACCTGGTCAGCACCACCGCGCTGACGCACGAGATCGGCCACCAGTGGTTCTACGGGATCGTCGGTGACGACGAGTACAACAGCCCCTGGCTGGACGAGGCGTTCACCGACTACGCGACCGACCTCGCCCTGGGCAAGACCGGCTCGGGCTGCTGGAGCAGCGTCTCCTGGGCCTCCTCCGCCGAGAAGATCACCAACTCGATGGCCTACTGGGACGCCAACTCCTCGCGCTACTCCACCGTCGTCTACGGCTACGGCAAGTGCGCCCTGCACGACCTGCGGCGTCTGATCGGCGACACAGCGATGACCAAGCTGCTCCACGACTACGCCCAGGCCCACTGGTACGGCGTCTCGACCACGGCCGAGTTCAAGGCCGCGGCGCAGGCCGCCACCACCACCGACCTGACGTCGTTCTGGACCCAGCACCGCATCGACGGCTGA
- a CDS encoding D-alanyl-D-alanine carboxypeptidase family protein codes for MGRSPHSYRSPVGPRVAAAAVAAVLSAATGAPARAADLPPLQPPPGMSAAGGERLALPGVQAEPSGASAPPELSALSWMVSDLGTGEVLAAKNAHWPLPPASTLKALFADTLLPRLSADAVHRVSAADLSDVGEGSSRVGIQAGQSYKVSDLWLGVFLRSGNDAVRTLAAMSGGVPAAVGAMQARATALGALDTHVVSPDGYDAPGQVSSAYDLTLILRDALANPDFARYSTTRVATFPGGRTAKGTPAPSFQIQNTNRLLAGTGGVPRYPGLIAGKNGYTAQAGNTLISAASRDGHTLAVALLNPRSGKPNAVYEETRQLLDWGFAARGEAAAVGALTGAAALPTAAGPAQAPSRRPWLTAGRAAGLALPVLAVAAVVALRRRRVRGVPRIL; via the coding sequence ATGGGCCGCTCCCCGCACTCGTACCGCTCACCGGTGGGCCCCCGCGTGGCCGCCGCCGCAGTGGCCGCCGTCCTGTCCGCCGCCACCGGCGCTCCCGCACGCGCCGCGGATCTGCCGCCGCTTCAGCCGCCGCCGGGGATGTCCGCCGCGGGCGGCGAGCGGCTGGCGCTGCCCGGTGTCCAGGCGGAGCCGTCGGGTGCGAGCGCCCCGCCCGAGCTGTCGGCCCTCTCCTGGATGGTCTCCGACCTCGGCACCGGCGAGGTGCTGGCGGCGAAGAACGCGCACTGGCCGCTGCCGCCGGCCAGCACCCTGAAGGCCCTGTTCGCCGACACGCTGCTCCCCCGGCTGTCGGCGGACGCCGTGCACCGGGTCTCAGCCGCCGACCTCAGCGACGTCGGCGAGGGCAGCAGCCGGGTCGGCATTCAGGCCGGCCAGTCCTACAAGGTCTCCGACCTGTGGCTGGGGGTGTTCCTCCGCTCGGGGAACGACGCCGTCCGCACCCTGGCCGCGATGAGCGGCGGCGTCCCCGCGGCCGTCGGCGCGATGCAGGCGAGGGCCACCGCGCTCGGCGCCCTGGACACGCATGTGGTGTCCCCCGACGGCTACGACGCGCCCGGGCAGGTCTCCTCCGCCTACGACCTCACCCTGATCCTGCGCGACGCCCTGGCGAACCCGGACTTCGCGCGGTACTCCACCACCAGGGTCGCCACGTTTCCCGGCGGCAGGACCGCGAAGGGCACGCCGGCGCCGTCGTTCCAGATCCAGAACACCAACCGGCTGCTCGCCGGCACCGGCGGCGTCCCCCGCTACCCGGGGCTGATCGCCGGCAAGAACGGCTACACCGCGCAGGCCGGCAACACCCTCATCAGCGCGGCCTCCCGAGACGGGCACACCCTGGCGGTGGCCCTGCTCAACCCCAGGAGCGGCAAGCCCAACGCCGTGTACGAGGAGACCCGGCAGCTCCTCGACTGGGGGTTCGCCGCCCGGGGCGAGGCCGCCGCCGTCGGCGCGCTCACCGGCGCCGCGGCGCTGCCGACCGCCGCGGGCCCGGCGCAGGCCCCGTCCCGCCGGCCCTGGCTGACCGCCGGACGGGCGGCCGGCCTCGCGCTGCCGGTACTGGCCGTCGCGGCCGTGGTGGCCCTCCGGCGCCGACGCGTCCGCGGGGTTCCGCGGATCCTCTGA
- a CDS encoding GNAT family N-acetyltransferase, whose amino-acid sequence MTTAPVLTPTVATPTVPAPRAAPAARLGSGPGAAPATAPQRAAATAGGYSVLMARDEADLRAAQRLRHLVFAGELGAVLDTPVPGLDVDAFDEHCEHLIVREDATGEVVGTYRLLPPERAARAGRLYSDTEFDLSALAALRGGLVEVGRSCIHPDHRATGAVINLMWGGLARYLVESGNRWIAGCCSVPLADGGATAAAVWDAVAAKHLAPEEYRVRPLRPWDPAGIVRPAVRTGLPPLLRGYLRLGAWVCGAPALDPAFGVADLYVLLSLDRIDPRYLRHFLSAGPAAVAAAG is encoded by the coding sequence ATGACCACTGCGCCCGTCCTCACGCCGACCGTTGCCACGCCGACCGTCCCCGCCCCCCGTGCCGCGCCCGCCGCGCGGCTCGGGTCCGGCCCGGGCGCCGCACCCGCCACCGCGCCGCAGCGCGCCGCCGCGACGGCGGGCGGCTACTCCGTCCTGATGGCCCGCGACGAGGCCGATCTGCGGGCGGCCCAGCGGCTGCGGCACCTGGTCTTCGCGGGCGAGCTGGGAGCCGTCCTCGACACCCCGGTACCCGGTCTGGACGTCGACGCCTTCGACGAGCACTGCGAGCACCTGATCGTCCGGGAGGACGCCACCGGCGAGGTCGTCGGAACCTACCGGCTGCTCCCGCCCGAGCGCGCCGCGCGGGCCGGCCGGCTCTACTCCGACACCGAGTTCGACCTCTCCGCACTGGCCGCGCTGCGCGGCGGCCTGGTCGAGGTCGGCCGCTCCTGCATCCACCCCGACCACCGCGCCACCGGCGCCGTCATCAACCTGATGTGGGGCGGCCTCGCGCGCTACCTGGTCGAGTCCGGCAACCGGTGGATCGCGGGCTGCTGCTCGGTCCCGCTGGCCGACGGCGGGGCGACGGCGGCCGCGGTCTGGGACGCGGTGGCCGCCAAGCACCTCGCCCCCGAGGAGTACCGGGTCCGCCCGCTCCGCCCCTGGGACCCGGCCGGGATCGTCCGGCCGGCGGTCCGTACCGGTCTTCCGCCGCTGCTCCGCGGCTACCTGCGGCTCGGGGCCTGGGTCTGCGGCGCACCCGCCCTGGACCCGGCGTTCGGCGTCGCCGACCTGTACGTGCTGCTGTCGCTCGACCGCATCGACCCCCGCTACCTGCGCCACTTCCTCTCCGCCGGACCGGCGGCCGTCGCGGCAGCCGGATGA
- a CDS encoding 1-acyl-sn-glycerol-3-phosphate acyltransferase gives MSGWLPTAPCTPETCVTGPGPTVPVPRRVLRCAALAAVLVGGLLLAPLLRDRRPPSTTCGPAGRQGGAGVPALPAERLMRGWCRLLVAAAGVRIRTAGPAGARGRAYGGASGGAAAGDEAVGGGAVGGGALLVANHVSWLDILLIQAVRPGRMLAKTEVRGWPLIGRLAAGIGTIFIERDRLRTLPRTVEEIAAALRRGEHVVVFPEGSTWCGQGGGRFRPAAFQAALEAGAPVQPVTIRYRLAGGEPTTAPAFVGEDGLLSSLWRVVTVRGLVGELTLLPRIPAGRHPERRSLAGAAQTSVQGHRAPSGPHRVLPGPHRVPAGPPHVPAGTPHVPAVSAHVPAGTAGGQRRTAGVGSRVAATATGRGGAAPHG, from the coding sequence ATGAGCGGCTGGCTGCCGACCGCGCCGTGCACGCCCGAGACCTGCGTGACCGGGCCGGGGCCGACCGTCCCGGTACCGCGCCGGGTGCTGCGCTGCGCGGCGCTCGCCGCCGTGCTCGTCGGCGGCCTGCTCCTCGCGCCGCTGCTGCGGGACCGTCGCCCGCCGAGCACGACCTGCGGGCCGGCGGGGCGTCAGGGCGGGGCCGGGGTGCCGGCGCTGCCGGCGGAGCGGCTGATGCGCGGCTGGTGCCGGCTGCTGGTCGCCGCCGCCGGGGTACGGATCCGCACGGCCGGGCCGGCCGGCGCCAGGGGCCGGGCGTACGGCGGCGCGAGCGGTGGTGCCGCGGCCGGTGACGAGGCGGTCGGCGGCGGTGCGGTCGGCGGCGGTGCGCTGCTGGTGGCCAACCACGTGTCCTGGCTGGACATCCTGCTGATCCAGGCCGTCCGACCGGGCCGGATGCTGGCCAAGACGGAGGTCCGCGGCTGGCCGCTGATCGGCCGGCTGGCCGCCGGGATCGGCACCATCTTCATCGAGCGAGACCGCCTGCGGACGCTGCCGCGCACGGTCGAGGAGATCGCGGCGGCCCTGCGCCGCGGCGAGCACGTGGTGGTCTTCCCGGAGGGCAGCACCTGGTGCGGGCAGGGCGGCGGACGCTTCCGGCCCGCCGCCTTCCAGGCCGCCCTGGAGGCGGGCGCTCCCGTCCAGCCCGTGACGATCCGCTACCGCCTGGCCGGCGGCGAGCCGACCACCGCCCCCGCGTTCGTGGGCGAGGACGGGCTGCTCTCCTCCCTGTGGCGGGTGGTCACCGTCCGCGGTCTGGTCGGCGAGCTGACGCTGCTCCCCCGGATCCCGGCCGGCCGGCACCCGGAGCGCCGCTCGCTGGCCGGAGCCGCGCAGACCTCGGTCCAGGGCCACCGGGCACCGAGCGGCCCGCACCGCGTTCTGCCGGGCCCGCACCGCGTACCGGCCGGGCCGCCTCACGTACCGGCCGGTACGCCTCACGTACCGGCCGTTTCGGCCCACGTACCGGCCGGTACGGCCGGCGGGCAGCGCCGCACGGCCGGGGTGGGATCGAGGGTGGCCGCGACGGCGACCGGGAGAGGCGGTGCGGCGCCGCACGGCTAG
- a CDS encoding substrate-binding domain-containing protein, whose protein sequence is MAGFDDVHLSSSTVPMLTTVRQPLGELGRMAVSLLMRLMEGHAVEALHVELATELIVRGSTGPVPSA, encoded by the coding sequence ATCGCCGGCTTCGACGACGTCCACCTCAGCAGCAGCACCGTCCCGATGCTGACCACCGTCCGCCAGCCGCTCGGAGAGCTCGGCAGGATGGCCGTCAGCCTGCTGATGCGCCTGATGGAGGGCCACGCGGTCGAGGCCCTCCACGTCGAACTCGCCACCGAACTCATCGTCCGCGGCTCGACGGGCCCGGTACCGAGCGCCTAG
- a CDS encoding RICIN domain-containing protein: MDDAGSANGSAVQQGSCSSGANQQWQFTATDSGYYRITDRNAASAGQVLDVSGASTSNGAKIQTWQWGGGANQQFKPTPQADGTHTFVARNSGKCLDVTDVSTADGALLQQWDCTGGPAQAFRAVTGSPCLRTELTERRRRPPSDGGRTPRALRSARPVSPDSAPGPAARR; the protein is encoded by the coding sequence GTGGACGACGCGGGCAGCGCGAACGGCAGCGCCGTGCAGCAGGGGAGCTGCTCGTCGGGTGCCAACCAGCAGTGGCAGTTCACCGCCACCGACAGCGGCTACTACCGCATCACCGACCGCAACGCGGCCTCGGCCGGCCAGGTCCTCGACGTCTCCGGCGCCTCCACCTCCAACGGCGCGAAGATCCAGACCTGGCAGTGGGGCGGCGGCGCCAACCAGCAGTTCAAGCCCACCCCGCAGGCCGACGGCACCCACACCTTCGTGGCGCGCAACAGCGGCAAGTGCCTCGACGTCACCGACGTGTCCACCGCGGACGGCGCCCTGCTCCAGCAGTGGGACTGCACCGGCGGGCCCGCGCAGGCCTTCCGCGCGGTGACCGGATCGCCCTGCCTCAGAACCGAACTGACGGAGCGTCGCCGACGGCCGCCCTCCGACGGCGGGCGTACGCCGCGCGCGCTCCGCTCCGCCCGGCCGGTCTCGCCGGACAGTGCCCCGGGGCCCGCCGCCCGGCGCTAG
- a CDS encoding AAA family ATPase has product MHERERELRAAEEAVGSLRGAPVGEPPGAPGAGGILLYAGRPGLGKTALLAEVRRSAAHDAGCTVLFARGGERRRNDPFHVVRQLLRPVVGTLSDAERQEAFGSWGDIVGPAVGLTPPAGRLDPQGVRDGLDFVLARLARLRAPLVLMVDDLHWADLESLGWLAAFAVHTRELPVLLVLAHRDEFADDAAPLHQLVARAGTRYELRPLKPASVADLVRGRLGKAAEDAFCREVWTVTGGNPFETATLLRRVLEQDLAPVEENSGRLRPLAAEARGMTLRGWLDRLGAGTLQFAWAAAMLGTGIRPELAAAICAQGPAAAARSVGELRRHRVLTDAADGRLEFVHPLIATSVYQSMPAATRTAMHGVAATEIQNAGQGLLAASRHLLETVPDGDHETVAALRGAAAEHLAIGAPDAARRCLRRAMSEPPADEERAEVRYELGCSSLLTDPAATVDQLRLALEERPGLRPELRVDATFRLAQALAHSNHLGEAARVCREEALATPPGPGRQRLDVAHFMFTAFQAREDDGPARSRSLARFASALDGGERSTVSAVRVLHCWDLTLRGRPATEAVATADLALEDGRPHRSLGWTNTLWGFELPGVLGISYLYADRADRAEALFDEAVWAYQVAGWSGAHLGFAYCLMGLLRFRQGNLREAEDFLRRALRSAERIAPGIPLQWFAVGVLADTLLARGRTDEALALARKYSFEPPFPTVMVLPDAPTLHGRLLLAGGDPAGARVALTEAGALLDTRGWQNPVWAPWTGHLALATLGQDRARARDLADEALRRAERTGTHSAVGSALRVSAAVRGDAESVELLEEAVRRLAQSPAAYEHAIALVDLGAALRRADRGEEARRALERGLELARTCGADALAERARLALAGL; this is encoded by the coding sequence CTGCACGAGCGGGAGCGGGAGCTGCGGGCGGCCGAGGAGGCCGTCGGCTCGCTGCGGGGAGCGCCGGTGGGAGAACCACCGGGAGCGCCGGGAGCCGGCGGGATCCTCCTCTACGCGGGCCGCCCCGGCCTGGGCAAGACCGCCCTGCTCGCCGAGGTACGGCGGTCGGCCGCCCACGACGCCGGCTGCACCGTCCTGTTCGCCCGCGGCGGTGAGCGGCGGCGCAACGATCCCTTCCACGTGGTGCGTCAGCTGCTGCGGCCGGTGGTCGGCACGCTCTCGGACGCCGAGCGACAGGAGGCCTTCGGCTCCTGGGGCGACATCGTGGGGCCCGCGGTCGGACTGACGCCGCCCGCCGGCCGGCTCGACCCGCAGGGCGTCCGGGACGGCCTGGACTTCGTGCTCGCCCGCCTCGCCCGGCTCCGGGCCCCGCTGGTGCTGATGGTGGACGACCTGCACTGGGCCGATCTCGAGTCGCTGGGCTGGCTGGCCGCCTTCGCCGTCCACACACGTGAGCTGCCCGTGCTCCTCGTCCTCGCCCACCGCGACGAGTTCGCCGACGACGCGGCGCCGCTGCACCAGCTGGTCGCGCGGGCCGGGACCAGGTACGAACTGCGCCCGCTCAAGCCCGCCTCGGTCGCCGACCTGGTCCGCGGCCGGCTCGGGAAGGCCGCCGAGGACGCCTTCTGCCGGGAGGTGTGGACGGTCACCGGTGGCAACCCCTTCGAGACGGCGACCCTGCTGCGCCGGGTCCTGGAGCAGGACCTCGCGCCCGTGGAGGAGAACAGCGGCCGACTGCGGCCACTGGCCGCCGAGGCACGCGGCATGACCCTGCGGGGCTGGCTGGACAGGCTCGGCGCGGGCACCCTGCAGTTCGCCTGGGCCGCCGCCATGCTCGGCACCGGCATCCGTCCCGAACTCGCCGCGGCCATCTGCGCCCAGGGGCCCGCGGCCGCGGCCCGGTCGGTCGGCGAGCTGCGCCGGCACCGGGTGCTGACCGACGCGGCCGACGGGCGGCTGGAGTTCGTCCACCCGCTGATCGCCACCTCCGTCTACCAGTCGATGCCGGCCGCCACCCGTACCGCGATGCACGGGGTCGCCGCCACCGAGATCCAGAACGCCGGACAGGGCCTGCTGGCCGCCTCCCGCCACCTGCTGGAGACCGTCCCCGACGGTGACCATGAAACCGTCGCCGCGCTGCGCGGGGCCGCGGCCGAGCACCTGGCGATCGGCGCCCCCGACGCCGCCCGGCGCTGCCTCCGGCGCGCGATGAGCGAACCGCCCGCCGACGAGGAGCGCGCCGAGGTCCGCTACGAACTGGGCTGCTCCTCGCTGCTCACCGACCCGGCCGCCACCGTCGACCAGCTGCGGCTCGCTCTGGAGGAACGCCCGGGCCTGAGACCGGAGTTGCGGGTGGACGCGACCTTCCGGCTGGCCCAGGCACTCGCACACAGCAACCACCTGGGCGAGGCGGCGCGGGTGTGCCGGGAGGAGGCGCTGGCGACGCCGCCGGGGCCCGGACGCCAGCGGCTGGACGTCGCGCACTTCATGTTCACCGCGTTCCAGGCCCGGGAGGACGACGGCCCGGCCCGCTCCCGGAGCCTGGCCCGGTTCGCGAGCGCGCTCGACGGCGGGGAGCGGAGCACCGTCAGCGCCGTACGCGTCCTGCACTGCTGGGACCTCACGCTGCGCGGGCGCCCCGCGACGGAGGCGGTGGCGACGGCCGATCTGGCCCTGGAGGACGGCCGGCCGCATCGGAGCCTGGGATGGACCAACACCCTCTGGGGGTTCGAACTGCCCGGGGTCCTCGGTATCAGCTACCTGTACGCCGACCGCGCGGACCGGGCGGAGGCCCTGTTCGACGAAGCCGTCTGGGCCTACCAGGTGGCCGGCTGGAGCGGTGCCCACCTCGGTTTCGCGTACTGCCTGATGGGGCTGCTCCGGTTCCGTCAGGGCAACCTCCGCGAGGCGGAGGACTTTCTGCGCCGCGCCCTGCGCTCGGCCGAGCGGATCGCCCCCGGCATCCCCCTCCAGTGGTTCGCCGTCGGCGTGCTCGCCGACACGCTCCTGGCGCGGGGCCGGACCGACGAGGCCCTGGCACTCGCCCGGAAGTACTCCTTCGAACCGCCCTTTCCCACGGTGATGGTCCTCCCCGACGCGCCCACCCTCCACGGCAGGCTGCTGCTGGCGGGCGGCGACCCGGCGGGTGCGCGGGTCGCGCTGACCGAGGCCGGGGCCCTGCTGGACACCCGGGGCTGGCAGAACCCCGTCTGGGCGCCGTGGACCGGCCACCTCGCCCTCGCCACCCTCGGGCAGGACCGCGCCAGGGCCCGCGACCTCGCCGACGAGGCCCTGCGCAGAGCGGAGCGGACCGGCACGCACTCGGCGGTGGGCAGTGCGCTGCGGGTGAGCGCGGCCGTGCGCGGGGACGCGGAGTCGGTGGAACTGCTGGAGGAGGCGGTCCGCCGCCTGGCACAGTCCCCGGCGGCGTACGAGCACGCCATCGCGCTGGTCGACCTCGGCGCGGCCCTGCGCCGCGCCGACCGGGGTGAGGAGGCGCGCCGAGCGCTGGAACGGGGCCTGGAACTCGCCCGGACCTGCGGCGCCGACGCGCTGGCGGAGCGAGCCCGGCTGGCCCTGGCCGGACTCTGA